The DNA sequence ggattcgagccggtatgcagATAcgcgtatagaaaaacaacatcccttttgacAAAGGGcggaacacgaatttctatactaaatcaccatcccattccacgagatcgtggctaaggcgtgtgatttattttttcaacgGGTCTAGGCAtaaaggggagcatatattatgggcatgtttgtttaaaattgtgcaaattttataacaatcaaaagcaaacaaacagcatgacaaaaataaaataaaaatgagtcaattgagattgaaatttcaaaaatttggaggggtggccgaaattgtgagattggggatccacatttcctcatccaaaaactcaatctatttttaatttgagaaattatctttgagatttgaaaatttaattttagataatccccaaaaaaaatttatatatatatatatatatatatatatatatatccaaatCCAATCGGACATTATCGGGAAATCCACAAGATAAGTCCATTCGATCGGATAAAGTGAGTCAACCAACTCAATGATAACGAGATAACAATTCAAAGCAAATATTATCCAAGACAGAGATCAAATATTATCTAATTCAGTTAATCCTCAAAAATTCGAATAATTAGCTGATTCAAGTAAACCTCATCCATGGCCTTGAATATCCACAAGAGATAAAATCATCCAACCAACTTCACGTATCGGAGATAATCATCGAGATCAAGAAGTTTATCCCTTAGGGttagatattatccaattaaGAAGCTCTCAAATTAGATATTATCTAACTTAGCTCGATTATTATCCATAACATGCAAGTATTAATGGGAAATCTTAGGATAATGCAATTCAACCAATTCAAGAGCAAGATCAAAGGAGGCTCATCCATTAGCATATCAAACTCCGCCAAGAGAGCATGTGAACCGAAAATCCAAACGATTTATTACCTTAAGAAAAGATACTTCCCAATCAAGATAAATCAATTCCTAAGGATACATGTGAGATTTGACCAATTCATGAACAAGCTAAATTTCTTAGGGAAAAATCAGGACTTTGTATAACAAACTGGTGATTTTCAGTTTAGCCATTATTTGATAGGAAAAGGTTTGAACTTTtcagtttaattgcaaaatcaatGTGTTCAAAGAGATCTAAGAACAACAATGCAAGTTACCAAATTAACAAGCATAGATTAGCAATCGAAAGTCGAGAAAAAATTACCTTTTCTAGGCAAAATTCTGCACATGCACAGTCCCTGGAAATCCACTCAAAAACAGTCCCTCTTGAGCCGGATTTGATCTCGGAACAGCGAGGTAATCTAATGCGAAGGAGTAGTCATGTTGGATGCTGAATATTGATCAAAACGAAGCCAAATTACCGTCTAAGTCAGGCTGATTTGCGGCTGAAACAGGGCTGGACAGCGGTGAATTGAGCTTGGCGGTTCAGTGATGATGATGCGGCAGATTGAGCTATACTCGCCTGGAACAACGAGAAACGTCTGATCTTGGGTGAGCTGCTGGAGTGGCGGTAGTGTGTGGTCATGGACGAGCGACGAAAGAGGATTCGACAAAGAGTCGACGAAATTTTGAGAGGGATTGTCTCGACCGCGGGGGAAACAATCGGACCCCTTCGTACTTCTCAAACAACTCTCAACTCTCTCCGTCCAACGTGTGCCAAAAATTTTAGTAATGGTCCAATCCCCTGAACATGAATGAGCTCTTGTTTATATAGAGTCCTGAGCCAgagtcctagtaggagtaggagttgTCGGAAACCGTCGGATTATCAACCCTAGCTAGAATGGGATTTATTATGAACCGTTAGATTTAGGTTTCTGAATCCGATAAAACTCTAGCTAGATAGGATCCCCAAATCATTAGAactcttgaattatttgaacTTCGAGGAGTCCTAATCCACTAGGACTCtatgaatctcggccaaaggggatAATGATGAAAGAAATGGCTGAAAATGGCCTCTTTTGTGGGTTTAGAATGCAATTTTAGGCCTAATTGGGTTCTAGATGATTAATGGCTAATTAACTAGGGGCTTCACTTCACGATGGGCTAATTTGGAGTCAAATCAAGGACCGAACCCATCATGGAATTTCAGCCAGCCTTTGTAATGCCTCATTCGAATTTTCTAATCAATCCATGGGCTCGTCTCACATTCTTGAACTCAACTAAGGCTTTTCTAAATAACGGACATTTAACCGAAGGCcttatttggataatttaagCTTGAACGAAATAAAATTGGCTTGAAGTTAAGTTCAATTAGCTTAATAAATTCGGCACACCCTCTGCTCGAACAAAAATTTTTCGGACCGAATCTGATCTTGGTGAATGCTAAAACTAAGTTCAATTGACTTACCTCTGATTCTAAATGTAATGACTGACAAAAAttgaatatgcaatgcatgagaaatcatttttgtgagaacaatgtctaattctcattttatacttatgtgaatgattttctaaaaatcaaaatttaggtgtcaacaatggccAACGCTAGAGACAGCAACATTTCCTTAAACCTCGAGTAAATATGTTtcattaatcttttcaattcatcaTTCTGCCATGCTCTTGATATCCAAAACCAACCTCTCCCGGTGGCGATAGGACGAGCCTCCGAAGCCGAACCGGGTTCTCGCAAgcttcgccatcttcttcgcAGAATCTCTGAACTCATTGTCCCTCTCTGGATCGAACAGGCCTCTCACCATCCTCTCGACCACGACTTTGTCGCATGTGCCGTTCATGTCCATCCCGTTCCTCCACACGTGGCCCACGAACCTACTATTCGGAACCGGGTCGGCGAAGCGGGGCCGCCAGATCAGGGGGACTCCGGCAACGACGGCCTCCAAGGTCGAGTTCCATCCGCCGTGGCTCGGGAAATAGCGAGTGGCTGGGTGGGCTAGGACCTCCTCTTGTGGGGCCCACTCGACTAGGTACCTGGTTTTTTTAGGAACATACGATGCGagacccaaaattgaattgtcAGAAATGCTTAGGAACAAATTGCAAGATAAGTGATGCCTCGATTTTTAAGAGAGAAATGGCAGCTTAGTGTGACGGTGGCACAAGGTATCTATCACAAAAGTTCAAATGATGAGAAAGCTTGGACTGATTTTTACTAGTGCTAAGCATAATGGATCGGCCAAATCGACCCGAATCGTATCGATCCGGTTGGCAGTTTCCAAGATCTTTGATCCGATTTTTGATTCTATAAAACCGAAACCGATTACGCTCGGTCCGGTTCTTGATTTCAAGGGAAAATCGAACCGACCAAACCGCTAGATTGgaccgaataatatttttttaaaaaataaaatttctaaatgTAAGCCTAATCCAAGTAAGTGACAACATAATGCAATTAACGAGATGTGGTCCGGTCAATATGTCGTTAATGAGAAAATTTAACAACAAAtcaccgaaaaaaaaattgcgaccGGTCCAATAATTGAATCGCTTGAGAACCGAACCAAATCAATCGATCGGATCCTATCTAATTCCCGATCCTTGAAACTAAGAATCGGTTCTCCCGATCGGGTTTCCAATTTCATGGTGGGATCAGACCTAATTGGACCCCTAATTTCTAGGAAAGAAAAGGCAGCATAGTGTGACACTAGCACAAAGTATCTCCCTCTAAAGTGCAAATGATGAGAAAGCTTTGATTGATATGAGAAGATGCAATAGTACCCTCTCTCATCCGTCGCCTCCGGGAGCTCGGCAGGCATCCGGCCGCTATCATCTTTCTCTCCCAGCGATTCCGGTCTCAACACCCACAAGAATCTCACCCCACTATTGACCAAACCGTACCAAAACTCCATGACCTGGTCCCTTGTGATCACCACAAGGCTCCCGAAGCTCACATAGACCCCCGACTCCGGCAGCTAGTCGTCGAGCCAACCCATGCAACTTCTATCCTCTCTCAGAATCCCATCATTTATAGAGACCGGCACGTCAATGTCAACTGCCATTAGTCTTGATTTGAGTTGGATGTGGAGGGGTCCAATGGCATATAGTTCGGGGAAAGAGCCGTGGTCGCAGATATGAGCGAGGGTTGGCAATTCAAGCTCTTCGAAGGTGTTGAAGATGAGTCCGTCGGCTCTCGCTGGCAATGAATTGGAGAGTGGCCTCGGCGGCGTCGGCAGAGCGGCGGTTGCCCGGAAGATCTCGCCGTCTCGAGAACTTGTCCATCCCCGGTATGTTCTTCACTTGTCCATCCCCGATATTGTGCGGTGTGATTTCTTACTTTGCTATCCCCGTTGATTTTATAACTGCCCGAGAGTTACACATTCTGCAAgcgtttaataaaaagataaaaataatgggtcgattaCATGCCTaggacattatttttttatgacctGTAGGCGATTTgatagggttgttgcgggcccggggacGGGGCATGACATTTATAGAGATAAGATTACTAAGATAAGATAGAAAACTGTAGTCCGTGGTTTTGACCTATTGAAGGTCATTCACACCGATATCAACGGACCCTAAACGGCAACTTCGTGTAGaagtttttatttcttcatatttaTTAACAATTATTTCCGATATGGTTATCTGTtattgattaaggaaaagtcttAGTGTCTTGATGAgttcaaatttctttttcggACTGAAGTCAATAAGGGTGCATATGGTAACGCTCccgaaacgcgtatggtaaaaaagtgttcccaaagtgttccgggaacactttttaaaaacgggaacacttttggagcgaaaacgagaaacaaaaaatacttgtttctttgttcccggaacactttttagaaacacatttggaacattttttagaaacaattgggaacaattttgtttttgaacacacttTTGCTCTTTTAttcttgcatgatgttgacacttaatttttgatcattttattttaaaaaattaattaaaaatatgaaaacattcataaaattacaaaatcaaccttggaagctttggcctagccttggcaaccaattttgaacaaaaaatattttttgtaatatttgacattttgcagatttattttaattataaaaatagccgaaaataaggaaaaatagtatttgtggtcagaaaaatgtgcaaaaatagtccatattcttattttaattcccttttcattttggtctcttaaatttaaaaaaattcagtttgggaccacatgcctcttcatcgaacataatcctaaattgactaaaaaatttcattttaaatcattttagccaaaatttttacttttagagtcatgacatgagattttgataccttgcatctcatttcagtcctcatgtttggaaaaattgcacaattggactcaaaggacctaaatgcacaaatatttttcattttagtccccgatttcactcaaagtgcaattaatatttttctagggtccCCGTTTAaaagtaatcatatttttaactacttgggaacatttatgtgtaactcataattgtaatttttcctaactatagaaaacatatttgatgttctcgttgtctaatttcaattcgtcttctctttcagcttttttttttttttttatagttgatctcgtccatatcatcatttgataaatcgtgcataaattacgtatacatatattggtccaatttgatttagtaaattgaacaaatgcgatttaatttgatttagtaagttaaaaagataaagacattttaattttaatatatatagtccccttaattaaatgaaaaaaattaggaacaatttttttttcagttaccaaacgcatttcttttcttctttttttttgttccagaacagaaattttatgcgattaccaaacgtgtttctattctttttttatttcgggaacagattttttttacgattaccaaacgagtttttgttcccaaaaatcgttgttGGGAacggaaacgaaaaaaaatgtttatgttctaaaagttgttccgggaacagaaacgttaccatacgagCCTAAACGactgggaaaagtcataaaggttgCTAGATATGACTGATTTGGTGAGTATTCTAGTAGGCATGGACAACTCATACTAGATCCAACTTCATTTTATTGGAATTGAGAAAATAGTccaaatgaatttgattttcctttttttgtttccgAAGCAATGTTGGATAGTATAAAGGGCCGTTCGCCAAATACTTGAAAGATTATGGGATAGTAGCATAAATTATTATGCTTGTGAGTTTTGAAACAAAATGAGTAGTCAAAAGGCGTAACCGCACTCTTATGGTTATGAAGAGGAGTATAATTAGTATAAAAAGCATGTCCTGAATATTTTCTCCCGAGCTAAATTAAAATGTCATGTCTTAGCCAATACTACTTTTGAACTTTTATGAACCGCAATGGCTACTCGAAAAAAGTTCCATTATGCGAAAACCTGGCACCTAGGAAAGTGTCTATTCCCTACGgttataaggaaaaaaagattatcTCTATTAAGATCCATGTCTATTTACGACGTCTCAACAATCTAATTTATGGTTTTAATGTAAATGTACATTTGACATTAAATTCATAGTCGGAAGTATTAAGGATTATGAGATTCAAGACATCAAATGAGACACTCATAAGCACCCATTGGTTTGACAGTTTATTGCTTGAAATGTGGAGTCCTATCAACTCTATTTCGCGACGTTCGACTTCAGCTGCCCGTCTTCATGGATCTTATGTCCTCAATCAAGCGGTCCAGGTTATCCCACGAGGACCCACCCTCGCTAACTGCCTCCCTCGCCCTCCTCGCCACGTCGGCGCCCGCCGCCGCGAAttcctccttcctctccccCATCACTCCGTTGACCAtcctctccaccaccacccgGTCGCATACGTCCTTCATGTCGAGCCCCAGCTTCCACGCGCGGCTCACGAGCCGGCTGTTCACCTGCTGGTCCGCGAAGAACGGCCAGCACACCATTGGCTTCCCTGCGACCACACTCTCCAGCGTCGAGTTCCACCCGCTGTGCGTTAGGAACGCCGCGACGGCACCGTGCTGCAGGACCTCCTCCTGCGGGGCCCACCCCACAACACACCCCCTCTCCGCCGTCGCCTCCCTCAGCTCCTCCTGGACGGCACTGGGGCCGCTTTCGGCTAGGGAGTCTGGCCGCACGACCCACAGGAAGCGCCTCCCGCTGTTCACGAGGCCGTGCCAGAACTCCGCGAAGTCGTGTCTGTTGAGGGTCGTGATGCTCCCGAAGCTCACGTAGATGACCGACTTCGGAGGTTGTTCGTCGAGCCACGAGATGCAACTACGGTCGACTTCCCACAGACTGTTGCTTGCAGACGGCGGTGGTGGGGACGACGGCGCCGACGACAGTCTTGATTTGAGGTGTGAGTGGAGAGGACCGATCGTGTAGAGGTTTGGGATGTGGGTTCGAATTTGGGAAATGGCGGGGCCCTCCAGTTGGTCGAAGCTGTTGAGGATGAGGGCTCGGGCTCGGGTGGTCTGGAGGGTCTGAGTCGTCACGTACTGGAGGAGCCAGTCGGAGAGGTCGGAGACTCGGCAGAAACTCGGCAGGTCTCGGCACCGGAGGATGTCCTCCATGCCTGGCACGCTCGTCACGATATGGTCCATGTCTTCGTCTCCTACAAAATTACGGAAGTCCATGTGCTTAATGAAATTCCTCAATGAGTTCCAGTCCAACTTCTTAATTGTTTTGTACCCTCTCAACCCcatacctttatttgaaaaaaaaagaaaacataccTTACTTTGAGATCAAGCTTGTCTCTAAATTGAACAGAATCAACAGGTTCGGTCAATGCTGAAGTGGGAATATTACCTTTGATGGGGAGATCTCCATTCTCAATCATGCGTGGAATACAGAAATAAGCCCAAAAGGAACTCGCGCTGATCGTGCGGAACGCAATGATGGGAACTCCGAGGTCCCGAGCGATATCGATGGTGAAGGTGAAGATCCCATCCGCAATGATACAGGTCACCGGCTGACCGGGAGCGGCCACCAACTCTTCGAAGAGTGGCTTGGTTATGCTCTTGATGTAATTGAATGTGGTCATGAAGTGGTCATCAGGCCTCGGGTGGTCCATCGGGAGGCCGTCCGATATGGTCTTGAATCGGAAGTACGGGTAGGCATCGAAACGAGCTTGGACTTCGGCATGCTGGAGGAGGCGATGGTGGATGTGCTCAGAGTTGATGAAGGTGATGTGGAGACCGGACAGGGCGAGGAGCTCGGCAAGCTTGAGCATGGAGTTGACATGGCCTTGAGCAGCTAAAGGAAAGATGACGacatgaggaggaggaggaggaggaacaggCGATGGATCCATTGCGGTCTTTTGGATCCTACGATTGGATTGGGGTCAGAAATCTGCGTGGGGAAATGTTTAGAAAGTTATTGAAAAATTGTCAGCTATCAAACAACTCCATCGTAAGAGCTACTGACATTTATGAGTATCAAAATATGTCTCGATTTGAGTTTTAAATCCGaatagaaaatttaaattataaaaatatataaatatttgtaATTATATTTCCTATTCCACAGGAAGCCAAAGTAAATATTTGGATTCTGTTTGATTAGCCCAGATAGGTCCAGCTTTCATAGATTACGGATATCTTATTTCCGTGTAGTTGTCAGCCTataaacaagaagaaggaagcttGGATTTTGCCGACGGTTGGACGAATTACGTTGCGTGCTGGACGTGGACTTCCTTTTTTTCACGATGGCGCTGATCAGAAAAAGGGATAATACTAGCTGGACTTGGTTGGTTGACTTGATCAATAAAAGATAAGAGCAACTTGAGGACATGGATTAATCCCTGCGGAAGTGGTTTTGTTTTTCACGTGGGCCCAGCTTGCATATATATAAAATAGCAAGCGACAACTTGGCCGTCGAGTATCGTTGAAGTGCGGTTTCCTTGTCGAGTGCTTGAGAGGGTTTTCTCTGTGGATTTTATTCGTGATATTACATTAAGAGTTCAAATGTCGGAATCGATTAAATTTTATAGTAAaaattgtataatttttttgtgagattgagagattattccGCTTGGAATTGGAAGCTAAATACTGTATGAGTTCTTAAATATAATTAGGACTGGAAAacgagtgtttga is a window from the Rhodamnia argentea isolate NSW1041297 chromosome 8, ASM2092103v1, whole genome shotgun sequence genome containing:
- the LOC125316176 gene encoding 7-deoxyloganetic acid glucosyl transferase-like, coding for MDPSPVPPPPPPHVVIFPLAAQGHVNSMLKLAELLALSGLHITFINSEHIHHRLLQHAEVQARFDAYPYFRFKTISDGLPMDHPRPDDHFMTTFNYIKSITKPLFEELVAAPGQPVTCIIADGIFTFTIDIARDLGVPIIAFRTISASSFWAYFCIPRMIENGDLPIKGDEDMDHIVTSVPGMEDILRCRDLPSFCRVSDLSDWLLQYVTTQTLQTTRARALILNSFDQLEGPAISQIRTHIPNLYTIGPLHSHLKSRLSSAPSSPPPPSASNSLWEVDRSCISWLDEQPPKSVIYVSFGSITTLNRHDFAEFWHGLVNSGRRFLWVVRPDSLAESGPSAVQEELREATAERGCVVGWAPQEEVLQHGAVAAFLTHSGWNSTLESVVAGKPMVCWPFFADQQVNSRLVSRAWKLGLDMKDVCDRVVVERMVNGVMGERKEEFAAAGADVARRAREAVSEGGSSWDNLDRLIEDIRSMKTGS